The Sphaerodactylus townsendi isolate TG3544 linkage group LG02, MPM_Stown_v2.3, whole genome shotgun sequence DNA segment TCAGATATTTCCTTATCCCTAGCATGTTGGATGTGATAATGCGTTCAAAAGTCCATGGATTCTGGTTGTTctgcctcctctcttcttccttatCTCGCATCTCCTGCAAGGACTGCCGGCTAACTGCTATGGCTGGGAAAGGTAGCTTTTTGGCCGCTTGAGTTAGAAAGTGCTCTACCTCACCAAATTCAACATATCCACCCACTTCTACTATGAGACGGCCCGCCTGCACCGCTGTCACATAATGGTCTATTGCACCTTTACCCCCGCCCATCCGCTGTCCCAGCCCTTTGCGGGTGATGGGCTTGTAAGGGGCAGGCAGCCTCCAAACAGCAAACGTGGTCTTGGGATTGATGTTGCGGTTGATAGTCAAGCGTATCATTTCAAAGTGACCCCAGCGAAGGTAACCACCACCCATAGCCTGcaggcaaggaagaaaaaaagatgaggCTTACAGCTCAAGGACAGGCAAATTCATTATGCTCGAGAGTTCTGAAATCCCAAGGCAAAGGATCACTTTCCTTTTCCAGAGTATTTCTTCTGTGCAAAGAAGTAACCACAGGAAGACTAAATGCCACACTCACCAGAATACCATACTGTCCCTCAGTGAATTCTACGGGTTCTCTAGGTGGACCACGGATATCACGTAAATTCTTGAACTCACGCCTAACTTTGGGTACACTTGGCATTCTCTCTACGAACTTTAGTTTGGCTTTTTCAGGAATAGTAATGCCTAGAAGAAAGCAAACAATTACACGTTTACTAAACACTCTGCAGTAGTCTCCTGCCAGCTTTGTTTGGCTTCTGGAATTTTAGCTCCAGTATCAGAACTGTTCTGCCTGCTCATTATCTCATCAATTTTACATGGAAGCATTTGGGGCAACAATATCTGAAACACTCTCAAAACAAATCAGCCAATTCTCATACTTTGGTCAATACTGGAGGATACACAGGAGAGAGCACAGATGGCCTCTTCTACTAAGCAAAACTGTTCAgataattcaaaaataaaaacactttcaCTTTCCGCACTtaacaaagcaacttacaaataaaataagaacAAATCAAACATCACTTCAACAACAGAGAGAAAACAATTAAAAGGCCAAATTACGTAGCAAGCTAGAATGAAATGCAATTTTTAGGCCTTTTCTGCCTGCACATCTTACCACGGAttttcccagtgatcaaaccttacatcttggaaatgttttttgtgaaatcattctgcacacctccattcccccatcattttcccccttgcctcttcagttgcatttattctgcaAGCTACTgctaaaaatgcattatttctaATGGTGGGAAGATGTCATCGGTGATGCAGAAGAATAActttccccttcagccattttttcctccccatcGTTCCCCATTTTccaaagaaatttattttaatttttttctctatcacatTAGTGATGTAACATAAAGGCACAGACATAAAGCCAGGGTGATGACATCAGCGTTGTCAATTAGCAGTGTAACCCTAAGGCAAAGATATGCTGTGTCTGCAGTTATGGGCGAGTGACATTGACaatggaagttgcttttgcatgaggaaattgacaagggactgcagCAGTAAGGATGGAGCTTTACTGCAGCAGTCGCTTGCCTTACCCTGACATCATTCGTTCAGGATGAATTGCCAAAGCTGATGCAATTAAACTGGGTTGTATCTGTGCCCTTACATTACATCACTaatgaaatagatttttttaaaaaaaatcctttcaaaaatggaggatagtgggaggagaaaatgactgagcAACTACACGGGCGCTTGGATAAGGGTCAGATGTttggtgggatggagaaataaagaccatttcaacatgatcgcatgctcaagggaagctggctcagaaacagactgaaaaaaaa contains these protein-coding regions:
- the MRPL16 gene encoding 39S ribosomal protein L16, mitochondrial — encoded protein: MMWKQISCPILATCRTSAGSSSIKIFTAGFKKYALPPDYTGITIPEKAKLKFVERMPSVPKVRREFKNLRDIRGPPREPVEFTEGQYGILAMGGGYLRWGHFEMIRLTINRNINPKTTFAVWRLPAPYKPITRKGLGQRMGGGKGAIDHYVTAVQAGRLIVEVGGYVEFGEVEHFLTQAAKKLPFPAIAVSRQSLQEMRDKEEERRQNNQNPWTFERIITSNMLGIRKYLSPYDLQLKGRYWGKFFLPDRV